A region from the Pseudomonas sp. P8_229 genome encodes:
- a CDS encoding phage tail assembly protein has protein sequence MSGAVKLQVAIEAHGEPLTELVLRRPTVQEVRAIKALPYKIDKSEEVSLDMDVAAKYIAVCAGIPPSSVNQLDLADLNALSWAVASFFMSAASEPSPT, from the coding sequence ATGAGCGGCGCCGTGAAGCTTCAGGTTGCGATCGAAGCTCACGGCGAGCCCCTGACCGAACTCGTCCTGCGCCGTCCGACGGTGCAGGAAGTGCGAGCGATCAAGGCGCTGCCGTACAAGATCGACAAGAGCGAAGAAGTCAGCCTCGACATGGACGTGGCGGCCAAATACATCGCCGTGTGCGCCGGTATTCCACCGTCGTCGGTCAACCAGCTCGATCTGGCTGACCTCAACGCGCTGAGCTGGGCCGTTGCGAGTTTTTTCATGAGTGCGGCGTCGGAGCCATCACCGACCTGA
- a CDS encoding phage tail tube protein, whose protein sequence is MGQVIAGTCYVKVDGAQLTINGGCEAPLMAVKRETVVPGFYKETDVAPSFKVTALHTADFPLKKLIEGTDITVTCEFSNGKVYVLAGAYLVEEPVSKGDDATIELKFEGIKGTWQ, encoded by the coding sequence ATGGGTCAAGTGATTGCAGGCACCTGCTACGTCAAAGTGGACGGTGCACAACTGACTATCAACGGCGGCTGCGAAGCCCCGCTGATGGCCGTCAAACGCGAAACCGTCGTACCGGGTTTCTACAAGGAAACCGACGTCGCGCCATCGTTCAAAGTGACCGCGCTGCACACCGCCGACTTCCCGCTGAAGAAGCTGATCGAAGGCACCGACATCACTGTCACCTGCGAATTCAGCAACGGCAAAGTCTACGTGCTGGCCGGCGCTTACCTGGTTGAAGAACCTGTTTCCAAAGGCGATGACGCCACCATCGAGCTGAAGTTCGAAGGCATCAAGGGGACCTGGCAATGA
- a CDS encoding tail protein X, with amino-acid sequence MRKVRSMAGDSVNLLLYRETGRSDDAAEEALWKLNPTLAEHGPILPAGVWVTLPELDSKPATIKPLTAWD; translated from the coding sequence ATGCGTAAGGTCCGAAGCATGGCCGGTGATTCGGTGAATCTGCTGCTCTACCGCGAAACCGGGCGCAGTGATGACGCCGCCGAAGAAGCCCTGTGGAAACTCAACCCGACCCTGGCCGAGCACGGCCCGATCCTGCCTGCGGGCGTTTGGGTCACGTTGCCGGAACTCGATTCGAAACCGGCCACGATCAAGCCGCTGACGGCCTGGGATTAA
- a CDS encoding phage tail protein — protein MAEVLNFEHNGITVNATESPEAMGGLGDNVIGLVGTAPKADPLIPRNAPFRINSFTTHALLDPTGSEEGTLYHAVYQILKVVKVPVYVVIVEAGATPADTVNNVIGGVDPLTGRKLGLAALGSVPEDLTIIGAPGFTGTKAVASEFASFGKRIKARVVLDGKDVSVADQVLYSQELGGADLGFDRCLVVHNMPAVYSKAAKKNVFLSPSSLAIAALAKVKQWESPGNQVTYAEDVSRVVEYNILDTSTEGDLLNRYGVSYYARTVLGGFSLLGNRSITGKFISYVGLEDAISRKLVKAGQKAMAKNLTKSFMDQEVKRINDWLQTLVADETIPGGSVYLHPELNSVEKYKNGTWYVVIDYGRYAPNEHMVYQLNARDEIIEQFLEDVL, from the coding sequence ATGGCTGAGGTTTTGAACTTCGAGCACAACGGCATTACCGTCAATGCCACCGAATCCCCCGAGGCCATGGGTGGCCTGGGTGACAACGTCATCGGTCTGGTCGGCACTGCGCCGAAAGCCGATCCGCTGATTCCGCGTAACGCACCATTCCGCATCAACAGCTTCACCACTCACGCGCTGCTCGATCCGACCGGTTCCGAAGAGGGCACCCTGTATCACGCGGTTTACCAGATCCTCAAAGTGGTCAAGGTGCCGGTCTACGTGGTCATCGTCGAAGCGGGCGCGACCCCGGCCGACACCGTCAACAATGTGATCGGCGGTGTTGATCCGCTGACCGGCCGCAAGCTCGGTCTGGCCGCGTTGGGCAGTGTCCCGGAAGACCTGACCATCATCGGCGCGCCGGGCTTCACCGGCACCAAAGCGGTGGCCAGCGAGTTCGCCTCGTTCGGCAAGCGCATCAAGGCCCGCGTGGTGCTGGACGGCAAGGACGTATCCGTTGCCGATCAGGTGCTTTACAGCCAGGAACTGGGCGGCGCTGACCTGGGTTTCGACCGTTGCCTGGTAGTGCACAACATGCCGGCCGTGTACTCGAAAGCGGCGAAGAAAAACGTCTTCCTGTCGCCTTCCAGTCTGGCGATTGCCGCGCTGGCCAAGGTCAAGCAGTGGGAGAGCCCGGGCAACCAGGTGACCTACGCCGAAGACGTGTCCCGCGTCGTTGAGTACAACATCCTCGACACCTCCACCGAAGGCGATCTGCTCAACCGCTACGGCGTCAGCTACTACGCCCGCACCGTGCTCGGCGGGTTCTCGCTGCTGGGTAACCGCTCGATCACCGGCAAGTTCATCAGCTACGTCGGTCTGGAAGATGCGATCAGCCGCAAGCTGGTCAAGGCCGGCCAGAAAGCCATGGCCAAGAACCTCACCAAATCCTTCATGGATCAAGAGGTCAAGCGCATCAACGACTGGCTGCAGACCCTGGTCGCCGACGAAACCATTCCTGGCGGCAGCGTCTATCTGCACCCGGAACTCAACAGCGTCGAGAAGTACAAGAACGGCACCTGGTACGTGGTCATCGACTACGGCCGCTACGCGCCGAACGAACACATGGTTTATCAACTCAACGCCCGCGATGAAATCATCGAGCAGTTCCTGGAGGACGTTCTCTAA
- a CDS encoding phage tail protein: MKQQMALGSFIFGLSRNFAYSTLARKSDGGWSDIQILTSKPKSSQTGQKAESLTISGTSMYAVAMDRLDELRALQALRVPLPLIDGIGRNWGLWRINSIDENQSEVIDDGTAMVIKWVVGLTEFNNA, translated from the coding sequence ATGAAACAACAAATGGCTCTAGGCAGTTTCATCTTCGGCCTCTCGCGCAACTTCGCTTACAGCACGCTGGCGCGAAAGTCCGACGGTGGCTGGAGCGACATCCAGATCCTGACCAGCAAACCCAAGTCCAGTCAGACCGGGCAGAAAGCGGAATCGCTGACCATCAGCGGTACCTCGATGTATGCCGTGGCTATGGATCGACTCGATGAATTACGCGCACTACAGGCACTGCGTGTGCCGCTGCCGTTGATTGACGGTATCGGTCGCAACTGGGGCCTGTGGCGGATCAACAGCATCGACGAGAACCAGAGCGAGGTCATCGATGACGGCACCGCGATGGTGATCAAGTGGGTGGTCGGATTGACGGAGTTCAACAATGCGTAA
- a CDS encoding phage tail assembly protein: protein MSWMPPKHDLLSPITGDDGAQIEQIQLKPLFYAAQKEALERAGDDEDDQFFELALLATGLSVKELDQLKRPDYVSIAQYVHEMSTRPASYFLEQVEDAEKSADPDQVQLLQPLAVTGRTVTSLSLEMPALRATKVMKKLKTAKERAEFITAHCTGLMIPDLAQMSVPDWTQLQVRIDDFLNQPAAYFRNATSK from the coding sequence ATGTCGTGGATGCCACCCAAGCATGACCTGCTGTCGCCGATCACCGGTGACGACGGCGCGCAAATCGAGCAGATCCAGCTCAAGCCGCTGTTCTACGCCGCACAGAAAGAAGCGCTGGAACGCGCCGGCGATGACGAAGACGACCAGTTCTTCGAACTGGCACTGCTCGCCACCGGCCTGTCGGTCAAGGAACTCGACCAGCTCAAACGCCCGGACTACGTGAGCATCGCCCAGTACGTGCACGAGATGTCGACCCGTCCGGCGTCGTACTTTCTGGAGCAGGTCGAGGACGCGGAAAAATCCGCTGATCCCGACCAGGTGCAACTGCTGCAACCGCTCGCCGTGACCGGCCGCACCGTGACCTCGCTGTCGCTGGAAATGCCCGCACTGCGCGCCACCAAGGTGATGAAGAAGCTGAAAACGGCCAAGGAACGCGCCGAATTCATCACTGCCCATTGCACCGGTCTGATGATCCCCGATCTTGCCCAGATGAGCGTCCCTGACTGGACCCAATTGCAGGTGCGCATCGACGATTTTTTAAACCAGCCGGCGGCCTACTTTCGGAACGCGACATCGAAGTAA
- a CDS encoding phage major tail tube protein: MFTNRVRQAIAATLQGLPLSATVEEFTPPKIDFDMESMTGGRFIVEEMAKSAKALNATLKLQGTGAEVLLAMGVKLGDDILLNVREAGQDQDGNTWFTYHTIGGKLKTMGEDAIKMGGKALTTLDFSCRTYNRLENGIPVIDIDVRTQKFVLNGVDILGDARRAVLMP, from the coding sequence ATGTTTACCAACCGCGTAAGACAGGCCATCGCGGCCACCCTGCAAGGTTTGCCGTTGTCGGCGACCGTTGAGGAATTCACACCGCCGAAGATTGATTTCGACATGGAAAGCATGACGGGCGGGCGCTTTATCGTTGAGGAAATGGCCAAGAGCGCCAAGGCGCTGAATGCCACGCTCAAGCTGCAAGGCACCGGTGCTGAAGTGTTGCTGGCGATGGGCGTGAAACTGGGCGACGACATCCTGCTGAACGTGCGTGAAGCCGGTCAGGATCAGGACGGCAACACCTGGTTCACCTACCACACCATCGGCGGCAAGCTCAAAACCATGGGTGAAGACGCAATCAAAATGGGTGGCAAAGCCCTGACGACACTGGACTTCTCCTGCCGCACCTACAACCGCCTGGAAAACGGCATCCCGGTGATCGACATCGACGTGCGTACCCAGAAGTTCGTGCTCAACGGCGTCGACATCCTCGGTGATGCGCGTCGTGCGGTGTTGATGCCGTAA
- a CDS encoding DNA circularization N-terminal domain-containing protein: protein MNWRDRLLPASFRGVGFWIDQAKTPVGRKGQLHEYPQRDLPYFEDLGQQAKTHDLTAFIIGADCLEQRDKLLKALEQGSGELVHPWLGRLQVKVGECDMTHTRQDGGLVTFSLKFYPDRPLPFPTATVSTQKVLLAKADTLLGSAVARFEQAMTLIKAARIGIANLRNSLTGVYEVIKEQLKPLIEQYRQITELVKAVKELPKEVAAEFKGLLGDIKELKAFAKEGYRGVIADVSQQLEAIRKADAPKITTGKDTNAAAQAMADLVQDTMLVKVAQWVASMPVATTPVKLQSTPTVGQQATSPVTRQEVPVSDDMQALRDAVAVAINPMLDKADPAHFQAISDVKEALIAHLKAVASSGVRQVSKSFQESFPALVVAYKQFGDATRVNEVTQRNGITHPGFSPNDVKVSGE, encoded by the coding sequence ATGAACTGGCGTGACCGTTTGTTGCCGGCATCGTTTCGCGGTGTCGGGTTCTGGATCGATCAGGCGAAAACCCCGGTCGGTCGCAAAGGTCAGTTGCATGAATATCCGCAACGCGACCTGCCGTATTTCGAGGATCTTGGCCAGCAGGCCAAGACCCACGACCTGACGGCCTTCATCATCGGCGCCGATTGCCTGGAGCAGCGCGACAAGCTGCTCAAGGCGTTGGAGCAGGGCAGTGGCGAGCTGGTGCACCCTTGGTTGGGACGCCTGCAAGTCAAGGTCGGCGAATGCGACATGACCCACACCCGCCAGGACGGCGGGCTGGTGACCTTCAGTCTGAAGTTCTACCCCGACCGGCCGTTGCCGTTTCCGACCGCCACTGTCAGTACGCAAAAAGTCCTGTTGGCCAAGGCTGACACGCTGCTGGGTTCGGCGGTGGCGCGCTTCGAACAGGCAATGACGCTGATCAAGGCTGCGCGGATCGGCATTGCCAATCTGCGCAACAGCCTGACTGGCGTTTATGAGGTGATCAAAGAGCAACTCAAACCGCTGATCGAGCAATACCGGCAGATCACCGAACTGGTCAAAGCCGTGAAGGAATTGCCCAAGGAAGTCGCCGCGGAGTTCAAGGGCTTGCTCGGCGATATCAAGGAGCTGAAGGCGTTCGCGAAGGAGGGCTACCGTGGCGTGATTGCCGACGTATCCCAACAACTCGAAGCCATTCGCAAGGCTGATGCACCGAAGATCACCACCGGCAAGGACACCAATGCGGCGGCGCAAGCCATGGCCGATCTGGTGCAGGACACGATGCTGGTCAAAGTGGCGCAGTGGGTGGCGTCGATGCCGGTGGCGACAACGCCGGTGAAGCTGCAATCGACACCCACCGTAGGGCAGCAGGCGACAAGCCCGGTGACCCGTCAGGAAGTCCCGGTCAGTGACGACATGCAGGCATTGCGTGACGCTGTGGCGGTGGCGATCAATCCGATGCTGGACAAGGCCGACCCTGCACACTTCCAGGCGATCAGCGACGTGAAAGAAGCGTTGATTGCGCACCTCAAGGCAGTGGCGTCGTCCGGTGTGCGACAAGTCAGCAAATCGTTCCAGGAAAGTTTTCCGGCACTGGTGGTGGCCTACAAGCAATTTGGCGATGCGACGCGGGTGAACGAAGTGACTCAACGCAATGGCATCACCCATCCGGGGTTTTCGCCCAACGATGTGAAAGTGTCGGGAGAGTGA
- a CDS encoding phage tail tape measure protein: MADDNYALTFAEINQETRELSTASKTAALMVPTMSAAAPASNLDGGIAGLSLALADATSELRNLTAEQVPLRDVLGSIHAVLISQRSLQQSLNDRPALAGSAAVGAESKPSGANGATQPFKYLQPAINLDSAMARLGRVAGVEGDQRDALRVSLEKMAAERKVAAGGTTVLDLAGVMYAGVKGGVGSEQKNEAARQKDLSDFTRDTGITATAFEMKAPDVADLLIGWRTSMGLDRAKTLDLADATSVLGSRLSATVADIGSILSNYGASAKGAGLSPEQTAAFAAAMLNVNVNRADAGVALEKITTTLALGDNASVSQKAVIAQLDLDPKSLAAQMQGDAPGAILKVLEALKTKSPEQQASLAMTLFSIDQPVVKMLERSADVRGAFDLVKDKQQYASSARGEEGGAVNQAARALSDTSQTGWNIFTAQKDRLFSSAGAAVLADFDRLTGVMAWATDGLSSMAEESPELARTLILSIAGIKGVQVAGSMLAKGIRGTTSTIDNLKFVSTTAISWGSAALNGAKAWGGVALNNAKTWGSAGLNNAKTLGSVALDRAKYLTSGPGRSLVSQGARIGRVAGPLSMPLMMLNSGMDVVNGLLDADGKQTARGAGGLVGGVAGNYLGARVGAFLGAFAGPAGALVGGGVGGAAGTYYGNQWGSALGEKLATPAPNQLAPPVEVAKELPSAQTQNQQVTFSPLIQVTCPAPDTAEQIRTIIGQQLSGQFHGQFLPLLTNNPLATRRDAALTDGVD; the protein is encoded by the coding sequence ATGGCAGATGATAACTATGCGTTGACCTTCGCTGAGATCAATCAAGAGACCAGGGAATTGAGCACGGCCAGCAAGACAGCCGCCTTAATGGTCCCGACGATGTCTGCAGCAGCACCTGCGTCGAACCTTGACGGTGGGATCGCCGGGCTAAGCCTGGCGCTGGCCGATGCCACCAGCGAATTGCGAAATCTGACCGCCGAGCAGGTTCCGCTCAGGGATGTGTTGGGGTCGATACACGCTGTGCTGATTTCACAGCGCTCGCTGCAACAGTCTCTCAATGACCGGCCAGCACTAGCGGGCAGCGCGGCCGTGGGAGCTGAGTCGAAACCGTCAGGCGCCAATGGCGCAACGCAACCTTTCAAATACCTGCAGCCAGCGATCAACCTTGATAGCGCGATGGCGCGACTGGGACGGGTTGCAGGCGTTGAGGGCGATCAACGCGATGCGTTGCGGGTGTCGTTGGAGAAAATGGCCGCCGAGCGCAAAGTGGCAGCCGGCGGTACCACGGTGCTGGATCTGGCAGGCGTGATGTATGCCGGTGTCAAGGGTGGAGTTGGCAGCGAACAGAAGAATGAAGCCGCTCGGCAAAAAGACCTCAGTGATTTCACTCGAGACACTGGCATCACGGCCACAGCCTTTGAGATGAAGGCGCCGGATGTTGCGGATCTGCTGATCGGCTGGCGCACCTCAATGGGGCTCGACCGAGCAAAGACCCTCGACCTCGCCGATGCCACCAGCGTGCTGGGAAGCCGATTGAGTGCCACGGTGGCTGACATTGGTTCGATCCTCAGCAACTACGGCGCTTCGGCAAAAGGTGCGGGGCTGAGTCCCGAACAGACTGCGGCTTTTGCTGCGGCAATGCTCAATGTCAACGTCAACAGGGCTGACGCCGGAGTGGCACTGGAGAAGATCACCACGACGCTGGCGTTGGGCGACAACGCATCAGTTAGTCAGAAAGCGGTGATCGCTCAACTCGACCTCGATCCAAAGTCCCTCGCTGCGCAAATGCAAGGGGATGCCCCCGGCGCGATTCTCAAGGTGCTTGAGGCGCTGAAGACAAAATCCCCCGAGCAGCAAGCCAGCCTGGCGATGACGCTTTTTTCGATCGACCAGCCGGTTGTGAAAATGCTCGAGCGCAGCGCTGATGTGCGAGGTGCATTTGATCTCGTCAAAGATAAACAGCAGTACGCATCTTCGGCGCGAGGCGAGGAGGGCGGGGCAGTCAATCAGGCTGCGCGGGCACTGTCTGATACGTCGCAAACGGGCTGGAACATTTTCACCGCTCAGAAAGATCGTCTCTTTAGCTCCGCTGGCGCTGCTGTGCTGGCTGATTTTGACAGGCTCACCGGGGTGATGGCTTGGGCGACTGATGGCTTGAGCAGCATGGCTGAAGAATCACCGGAGCTCGCGCGTACGTTGATTTTGAGTATTGCCGGTATTAAGGGCGTGCAGGTCGCTGGGTCGATGCTGGCCAAGGGCATTAGAGGAACGACATCCACTATCGACAACCTCAAGTTCGTCAGCACAACTGCCATATCCTGGGGTTCCGCAGCGCTTAACGGTGCGAAGGCTTGGGGGGGCGTTGCGCTGAACAATGCCAAGACTTGGGGTTCCGCTGGGCTTAACAATGCCAAGACTCTGGGATCCGTTGCGCTTGACCGAGCTAAATACCTGACATCCGGTCCAGGCCGAAGTCTGGTCAGTCAAGGTGCCCGTATCGGTCGTGTAGCTGGCCCTCTGAGTATGCCGTTGATGATGCTCAACTCCGGTATGGACGTGGTCAACGGCTTGCTCGATGCCGATGGCAAACAAACAGCTAGAGGAGCGGGCGGCCTGGTGGGTGGGGTTGCTGGAAATTACCTGGGGGCGCGCGTTGGTGCCTTCCTGGGGGCTTTCGCCGGTCCTGCCGGGGCACTTGTCGGTGGAGGGGTTGGCGGAGCAGCTGGCACCTACTATGGCAATCAGTGGGGAAGCGCATTGGGTGAAAAACTCGCGACGCCTGCACCGAACCAACTCGCCCCGCCGGTAGAGGTTGCCAAAGAACTGCCGAGCGCGCAGACGCAAAACCAGCAAGTCACCTTCTCCCCACTGATCCAGGTCACCTGCCCGGCGCCAGATACTGCCGAGCAGATTCGTACGATCATCGGCCAACAACTGAGCGGGCAATTCCACGGCCAGTTCCTGCCGCTGTTGACCAACAACCCGCTCGCCACCCGCCGTGACGCAGCCCTGACCGATGGAGTCGACTGA
- a CDS encoding phage tail sheath subtilisin-like domain-containing protein, translating to MAIGFSNIPADIRVPLFYAEMDNSAANSASSTLRRLIVAQVNDNIAPTEVGKLVLVSSVALAKSIGGQGSMLASMYETFRKADPIGEIWCLPLHNTEGAIAKGVLTLTGTATQAGVLNLYVGGVRVQATVVNGATAAQAATALAQKINATADLPVSAAAAEGVVTLNAKWTGDSGNDISLQFNRLGKSNGEETPAGLTTAITAMTGGAGVPDQVAAVAALGDEPFEFIALPWSDLSTLNTWQAVMDDSTGRWSWAKQLFGHVYSAKRGTVGTLVAAGQARNDQHMTIQALEPGVPQPFWVQAAALAARTAVFISADASRPTQSGSLPGVDPAPASERFTLTERQSLLNYGIATAYYEGGYVRIQRSITTYQKNAYGQADNSYLDSETMHQSAFIVRRLQSVITSKYGRHKLASDGTRFGAGQPIVTPATIRGELIAQYAKLELEGHVENAELFAEHLIVERDVQDPSRVNVLFPPDYINGLRVFALLNQFRLQYDDAA from the coding sequence ATGGCGATCGGATTCAGCAACATCCCCGCGGACATTCGTGTACCGCTGTTCTATGCCGAAATGGACAACTCGGCCGCCAATAGCGCGAGCTCGACCCTGCGTCGTTTGATCGTCGCTCAGGTCAACGACAACATCGCGCCGACCGAGGTTGGCAAACTGGTGCTGGTCTCCAGTGTTGCGCTGGCAAAAAGCATCGGTGGTCAGGGCTCGATGCTCGCCTCGATGTACGAGACCTTCCGCAAGGCTGACCCGATCGGCGAGATCTGGTGCCTGCCGCTGCACAACACCGAAGGCGCGATCGCCAAAGGCGTGCTGACCCTGACCGGTACGGCGACTCAGGCTGGCGTGCTTAACCTGTACGTCGGTGGTGTGCGTGTGCAGGCCACTGTGGTCAACGGTGCCACCGCGGCTCAAGCGGCCACTGCACTGGCGCAGAAAATCAACGCCACGGCCGATCTGCCGGTGAGCGCTGCCGCTGCCGAAGGTGTGGTGACCCTGAACGCCAAATGGACTGGCGACAGCGGTAACGACATCAGCCTGCAGTTCAATCGCCTGGGCAAGAGCAACGGCGAAGAAACCCCGGCCGGCCTGACCACCGCCATCACCGCCATGACTGGTGGCGCCGGCGTGCCGGATCAGGTGGCTGCGGTTGCCGCACTGGGCGACGAGCCCTTCGAGTTCATCGCACTGCCGTGGTCGGATCTGTCGACCCTCAACACCTGGCAAGCGGTCATGGATGACAGCACCGGCCGCTGGTCGTGGGCCAAGCAACTGTTCGGTCATGTCTACAGCGCCAAGCGCGGCACCGTCGGCACGCTGGTCGCCGCAGGCCAGGCGCGTAACGATCAGCACATGACCATTCAGGCGCTGGAGCCGGGCGTACCGCAACCGTTCTGGGTACAAGCTGCAGCACTGGCTGCGCGCACCGCGGTGTTCATCTCCGCCGATGCCAGCCGTCCGACCCAGAGCGGCAGCCTGCCGGGCGTTGACCCCGCACCGGCGAGTGAGCGTTTCACCCTGACCGAGCGTCAGTCGCTGCTCAACTACGGCATCGCCACTGCGTACTACGAAGGCGGTTACGTGCGCATCCAGCGTTCGATCACCACCTACCAGAAGAACGCTTATGGCCAGGCCGATAACTCCTACCTGGACAGCGAAACCATGCACCAGTCGGCGTTCATCGTGCGTCGTCTGCAAAGCGTGATCACCAGCAAATACGGTCGCCACAAACTGGCCTCCGACGGCACCCGTTTCGGCGCCGGCCAGCCGATCGTCACCCCGGCGACCATTCGCGGAGAGCTGATCGCGCAGTACGCCAAGCTGGAGTTGGAAGGCCACGTGGAGAACGCCGAGCTGTTCGCCGAGCACCTGATCGTCGAGCGCGACGTGCAGGACCCGAGCCGCGTGAACGTGCTGTTCCCGCCGGATTACATCAACGGTCTGCGCGTGTTCGCACTGCTCAACCAATTCCGCCTGCAGTACGACGACGCGGCTTGA
- a CDS encoding DUF2635 domain-containing protein has product MSNRITVLPAAGRAVPDPEAGDLLPLEGREVLDSAWWRRRLADGDITLKTAKAAKPQGAK; this is encoded by the coding sequence ATGAGCAATCGCATCACCGTACTGCCGGCCGCTGGCCGTGCCGTGCCTGACCCGGAAGCGGGCGATCTGCTGCCCCTCGAAGGCCGTGAAGTGCTGGACAGCGCCTGGTGGCGCCGGCGTCTGGCCGACGGCGATATCACACTCAAAACCGCAAAAGCGGCTAAACCACAGGGAGCCAAATAA
- a CDS encoding phage tail protein → MALGFTPAIRLYGAHSALLNQRLISWEHIDAAGFESDQLTLTIDLEGLEGLPNLGGKIGLEVGYLESGLVDKGQFKVTRLTPTLFPFRLTLVATAAPFSKDDETGFKQRRTASHGPTTLGALFHELVSLHGFSPRVAPEVAMIRIEHIDQSNETDMSFLTRLAKKYNAVTKPYDNVYVLARPGQTKSLSGQVLADVTLSVTSNNRPGDHAFISATLEESAREQTKGCKTCFWDGAAGVLRWIETGLAPFKTIRQKQPNEADAIAVGEGEVRKMLRQKYKVKITCPGDPRLSAEGLVRLDETWPDFMRGRWSIDKVTASGNRENSYRCVIDASCLDPKAESKD, encoded by the coding sequence ATGGCACTGGGTTTTACCCCGGCGATAAGACTCTACGGGGCCCATTCGGCCCTGCTCAATCAACGCCTGATCAGTTGGGAGCACATCGATGCTGCCGGTTTCGAGTCCGATCAGTTGACCTTGACGATTGATCTCGAAGGCCTTGAGGGGCTGCCGAACCTGGGCGGGAAAATCGGCCTGGAGGTCGGTTATCTGGAATCGGGACTGGTCGACAAGGGCCAGTTCAAAGTGACGCGCCTGACGCCGACGCTGTTCCCGTTTCGCCTGACTCTGGTGGCCACTGCAGCGCCGTTCAGCAAGGATGATGAGACGGGCTTCAAGCAACGCCGCACGGCCAGTCATGGCCCGACCACATTGGGTGCGCTGTTTCACGAACTGGTATCGCTCCATGGCTTCTCACCGCGCGTCGCTCCCGAGGTGGCGATGATCAGGATCGAGCACATCGACCAGTCCAACGAAACTGACATGAGCTTTCTGACGCGCCTCGCGAAAAAGTACAACGCGGTGACCAAACCCTACGACAACGTGTACGTGCTGGCCCGTCCCGGCCAGACCAAGTCGTTGTCGGGCCAGGTGCTGGCGGACGTGACTTTATCGGTGACCAGTAACAATCGCCCTGGCGATCACGCGTTCATCAGCGCCACGCTGGAGGAATCTGCCCGCGAGCAGACCAAGGGTTGCAAGACCTGTTTCTGGGATGGTGCGGCAGGCGTCTTGCGCTGGATCGAAACCGGGCTTGCGCCGTTCAAGACCATCCGCCAGAAGCAACCCAACGAAGCCGATGCCATCGCTGTCGGCGAAGGCGAAGTGCGCAAGATGCTGCGCCAGAAGTACAAGGTGAAGATCACCTGTCCCGGCGATCCACGGCTGTCGGCCGAAGGCCTGGTGCGGCTCGATGAGACCTGGCCGGACTTCATGCGCGGACGCTGGTCGATCGACAAGGTCACGGCCAGTGGCAATCGCGAGAACAGCTATCGCTGCGTGATCGATGCATCGTGCCTTGACCCCAAGGCCGAGTCCAAAGACTGA